One Dromiciops gliroides isolate mDroGli1 chromosome 3, mDroGli1.pri, whole genome shotgun sequence DNA segment encodes these proteins:
- the LOC122750413 gene encoding olfactory receptor 51A7-like — protein sequence MSAVNASDAEISTFFLIGIPGLEHFHIWISIPICLMYLIAILGNCTILFIIKTEPSLHEPMYYFLSMLAVSDLGLSLSSLPTMLRIFLFNATGISPNACFAQEFFIHGFTDMESSVLLIMSFDRFLAIWNPLRYSSILTGARVSKMGLVFVIKSMLLVLPFPFTLKRLTYCKKSLLSHSYCLHQDVMKLACSDNTVNFFYGFFVALCMMSDSVFIAISYVLILKTVMGIGSHRERLKALNTCVSHICAVLIFYVPIITLASMHRFGKKSPLALILIADVFLLVPPLMNPIVYCVKTRQIREKILGRLGLKQK from the coding sequence ATGTCAGCTGTCAATGCCTCTGATGCTGAGATATCCACTTTCTTCTTGATTGGGATCCCAGGTCTTGAGCACTTCCATATCTGGATCTCAATTCCTATATGTCTCATGTACCTAATTGCCATCCTAGGCAACTGcaccatcctcttcatcatcaaAACAGAGCCTTCACTCCATGAGCCCATGTACTATTTCCTCTCTATGTTGGCTGTATCCGACCTGGGACTGTCCCTCTCCTCCTTGCCTACTATGTTAAGGATCTTCTTATTCAATGCCACAGGAATCTCCCCCAATGCCTGCTTTGCGCAAGAGTTCTTCATCCATGGCTTCACTGATATGGAATCCTCAGTACTTTTGATAATGTCTTTTGATCGTTTTTTAGCCATCTGGAACCCATTGAGATACAGCTCTATTCTGACTGGAGCCAGAGTCTCTAAAATGGGACTGGTTTTTGTTATTAAGAGCATGCTTTTGGTGCTCCCATTCCCTTTTACTTTAAAGAGGCTGACATATTGTAAGAAAAGTCTCTTGTCCCATTCTTACTGCCTCCACCAGGATGTTATGAAGTTAGCCTGTTCTGATAATACTGTTAACtttttctatggtttctttgtTGCTCTCTGTATGATGTCTGACAGTGTATTCATAGCTATATCATATGTACTTATACTAAAGACTGTGATGGGCATTGGTTCACACAGAGAACGGCTTAAGGCCCTCAACACCTGTGTTTCCCATATCTGTGCTGTTCTCATCTTCTATGTACCCATCATTACTTTAGCCTCTATGCACCGCTTTGGAAAGAAGTCACCACTGGCACTGATCCTCATCGCTGATGTCTTTCTGCTGGTACCACCTCTAATGAATCCTATTGTGTATTGTGTGAAGACCAGGCAAATCAGGGAGAAAATCCTGGGGAGGCTGGGCCTGAAGCAGAAATGA
- the LOC122751376 gene encoding olfactory receptor 51H1-like, with product MSVLNHTRFSHQTFTLTGIPGMPENDYWMALPLFLLYSVTLLGNITILVVIKLEQSLHEPMYYFLAMLATTDLSLSLSSLPTMLKVHWFGQYSVAFDACITQMFFIHTFGGVESGVLVAMAFDRFVAIRFPLHYAIILTNGVISKIGGAILLRSVAAVLPVPFLIKRLPFCHSNVLSHAYCLHQDAMRLACADTRINSLYGLLAVIFIIVLDAVVLLFSYIFILQAVLGIASREERFKVLNTCFSHICAVLLFYVPLIGMTLLHRFGKHLSPIVHTFMANIYLLLPPVLNPIVYSIRTREIRR from the coding sequence ATGTCAGTTCTTAACCACACAAGATTCAGTCATCAGACTTTCACTCTGACTGGGATCCCAGGAATGCCTGAGAATGATTACTGGATGGCACTGCCACTCTTCCTCCTTTACAGTGTCACTTTGTTAGGAAACATCACTATACTTGTGGTCATCAAACTTGAACAGAGCCTCCATGAACCTATGTATTATTTTCTGGCCATGCTGGCTACAACTGACCTCAGCCTCTCCTTGTCCTCACTACCAACTATGCTAAAAGTTCACTGGTTTGGCCAGTACTCAGTGGCTTTTGATGCTTGTATCACCCAGATGTTTTTTATCCACACCTTTGGAGGAGTGGAGTCAGGGGTTCTGGTGGCCATGGCGTTTGACCGCTTTGTAGCCATCCGCTTCCCTCTGCACTATGCCATCATCCTTACCAATGGTGTCATAAGTAAGATTGGAGGAGCTATACTGTTAAGGAGTGTGGCTGCTGTACTTCCTGTTCCCTTTCTTATTAAAAGGTTGCCCTTCTGCCACTCTAATGTTCTTTCCCATGCATACTGTCTCCATCAGGATGCCATGAGGCTTGCTTGTGCTGACACTCGCATCAATAGCCTCTATGGCCTGTTGGCTGTTATCTTTATCATTGTGTTGGATGCTGTTGTTCTTCTGTTCTCCTACATCTTCATCCTCCAGGCAGTTCTTGGTATTGCATCACGAGAAGAGCGATTCAAAGTACTCAATACCTGCTTCTCCCACATCTGTGCTGTGCTGCTCTTCTATGTACCTCTTATTGGCATGACACTGCTTCATCGCTTTGGGAAACACCTGTCACCCATTGTACATACATTTATGGCAAACATCTACTTGCTGCTCCCTCCTGTTCTCAATCCTATAGTCTACAGTATCAGGACCAGAGAGATCCGAAGGTGA
- the LOC122748029 gene encoding olfactory receptor 51T1 encodes MLALNNTTLLPPTFLLTAFPGLEGDRVWFSIPFSCLYAIALLGNSMILFVIITERSLHKPMYYFVAMLSTVDLGLTITTLPTMLGVLWFNLQEISLNACIIQMFFLHLFSFLESSVLLAMAFDRFIAICYPLRYAAIFTNSTIMLIVLVVFVKQMASMLPITLALKGLSFHRGHELSHPYCYHPDVLKHSCSNPWLSNLIGLFVLLSNPGVDLLFILLSYILILRTILSITSPKERRKAFSTCVSHIAAVAIFFVPMISVSLTHRLFVTAPQIIPVILANIYLLLPPVLNPIIYSLKTKLICQAMLRLLQTTETLG; translated from the coding sequence ATGTTGGCTCTCAATAATACCACATTACTGCCTCCAACATTCCTCCTCACTGCCTTTCCTGGGCTAGAAGGTGATCGTGTGTGGTTCTCCATACCTTTCTCTTGTCTCTATGCTATTGCCCTCTTGGGAAATAGCATGATCCTTTTTGTAATAATCACTGAGCGAAGCCTCCACAAACCCATGTACTACTTTGTGGCTATGTTGTCAACTGTTGACCTAGGACTGACGATTACAACTCTCCCCACCATGCTGGGTGTCCTCTGGTTCAATTTGCAAGAGATCAGCTTGAATGCCTGCATTATCCAGAtgttcttcctccatctcttctcttttctggagTCCTCTGTGCTTTTAGCCATGGCCTTTGATCGTTTCATAGCCATTTGTTACCCATTAAGGTATGCAGCAATTTTCACTAATTCAACCATCATGCTTATTGTTCTGGTGGTCTTTGTGAAGCAAATGGCCTCCATGCTCCCAATAACCCTAGCCTTGAAGGGATTATCTTTCCATAGAGGACATGAGCTCTCCCACCCGTACTGCTACCACCCTGATGTACTTAAGCATTCCTGCTCCAACCCCTGGCTCAGTAATCTGATTGGCTTATTTGTTCTACTCTCCAATCCTGGTGTTGACTTGCTCTTCATCCTCCTCTCCTACATCCTGATCCTCCGCACCATCCTGAGCATCACCTCCCCCAAGGAGCGACGAAAGGCCTTCAGTACCTGTGTTTCCCACATTGCTGCTGTTGCCATATTTTTTGTTCCAATGATCAGTGTGTCACTTACACACCGTCTATTTGTCACTGCCCCACAAATTATTCCTGTCATCCTGGCCAATATCTACCTGTTACTCCCACCTGTCTTGAACCCCATTATCTATAGCTTGAAAACCAAACTCATTTGCCAAGCTATGCTCAGGCTGCTCCAAACCACAGAAACCCTGGGGTGA